The nucleotide sequence CGGACTGATCCTGCTGCTGGTGTCGCTGCAGCTTCCCTTCGTGGCGGCGGCCAAATTCGGCCGGACCAACGAGGGCCGCATGTTCTCCGGGATCGCGAGCCTCTGGCACCAGGGCCACGTGCTGCTCGCGGCGCTGGTCGCGTTTTGCGGGCTGGTCGCCCCGCTCCTGCTACTGGGCAGCCTCACGTGGCTGGCGCTGCGCCCCGGGGGGGCCGGCGGTCATCCGCTGCGCCGGTTCGCGCGGTGGCTCGAGCCGTGGTCGATGCCGGACGTGCGCCTGCTGGCCATCCTGGTCGCGTTCGTGAAACTCTCGGCCCTGGTCGAGGCCGCGCCCGCTGCGGGCCTGTGGTGCTACGGCGCCACCGCCGTCTGCACCTTGCTCGCGCTGCGCGCCCTGCCGTCTGCGCCGGCCGAGACCAACGACCGCCCGGCCAACGTCCCGGCCGCCGCGGCCTGCGGGCTGGGCGCGCTCTGCCTGCTGGTGCCGGCCTATTCCCTTCCCGTCATGAGCTTCACGCGCCTCGGCCACGAGCATGCCGACACCCTGCTGACCAGCGTGCTCAAACTCTGGCACGGCGGCCTGTGGGGCATCGCGCTTATCGTGTTCACGGCCAGCCTGCTGGTGCCGGTGCTGAAACTGCTCGCCCTGGGCGTGCTGCTCGCCGCCGCGCGCTGGCCCGGGCTGCTGGACCCGGCGCACGCCGGTCGCCTGCAGCGCCTCGTGCACGGCATCGGCCGGTGGTCCATGCTCGATGTCTTTCTCGTCGCGTTCCTCTGCGGCCTCGTGCAATTCGGCAGCCTCGCCCGGATCGAGGCGCGCCCCGGCGTGGTGGCCTTCGCGGGCGCGGTCATCCTCACCATGCTCGCCACCAGCGCCCTGGAATCCACCCGGCGCCCCCTCCCTTCCCACCCATGAGTGACTCCCCCGCCCCCTCCTCCCGGTTCGCCGGCTTCCTCGTCTGGCTCGTGCCCCTGACCGCCCTGGTCGTGAGCGGCTGGCTGCTCGTCCGCCAGCACCGCGACCGCGGTCCGGTGATCGAGATCGCTTTCGCCAACGGCGCCGGCCTCGAGGCCGGCAAGACCCCGCTCGTGCACAAGGGCGTGGTGGTCGGCACCGTCATGGAGGTCGGCCTCAACCCGCGGCTGGACGGCGTCACCGTCCGCGTGCAGCTCGACGGCACCGCCCGGCCGCTGGCGGTCGAGGGCTCGGAATTCTGGCTGCTGCGGCCCGAGATCGGGCTGTCCGGCGTCCACGGTTTGGAAACCCTGCTCAGCGGCGCGCGCCTCAGCGTCCGCGCCGGCGTCGGCCGGCCGGCCATGCGTTTCCAAGGCCTCGACCGCGCGCCCGCCGGCGAGGGGCTGCAGCCCGGCCACAAAATCGTGCTCCGCACCGACAAGCTGAACAGCCTGCAGCCCGGCTCGCCCGTGCTCTTCCGCGAGGTCAAGGTCGGCGTGGTCGAGGACCACCGGCTGGCCGACGACGCCACCCACGTCCTCGTCACGCTGCGGATCTTCCGGCCCTACGACCGCCTCGTGCGGAGCGACACGCATTTCTGGAACTCCGGCGGCCTGTCTATGAAGCTCGGCCTGCTCGGCGCCCAGGTGCACACGAATTCACTGGAATCCCTCATCACCGGCGGCGTCGCCTTCGCCACGCCGGACAACACCACCAGCGACCCCGTGCCGGAGGGCACCGTCTTCCCGCTCTACGACGACGCGGAAAAGGCCTGGCTCAAGTGGGCGCCCAAGCTCCCTCTCGGCCCCGACCCGCGCTGAGTCCGCTCACGGCTCGAGCACGACCGCCTCGCCGCGGGCCAGACAGACAAACAGCGCCCGGCTGGCGAGGTCGCGGGTCAGGAAGGAATTCCGACCCTCCGCCTCATGGAACGATGCGACCACGTTCTCCCCGAGCGGATACCGGCGCACGAGCAAGGGCAGGTGCGCGGCCAGTCCGGGGTCCACAGCGTCCATGTCGCCCGAGATCCGCACCAGCAGGCGACGGTCCAGCCAGAACACCCAAACATCGGTCGTCACGTCGGTGCGGGCGGCGATGAAAAGCTGCTGCGGTCCCTTGACGTCCCCGGCCCGGGCGAACTCGCGCCGCATCGCCGCGACCGCCAGTGCCTGGGTCGCCGGGCGCGGCGCATGGAGGTTGCCCCGCGTGGACCGGAGTTCCTCGAACAAGGCCGCCCGGTCGAATGCCACCCGCTGCCACGCCGCCGGATCGCCCGGCGGTGTCTCCTCGTGGCTGCCACGGATGACCCGGTAGCCGGCGCTCTTCACCGGCAGGTCGAGCTCCGGGATGTGATAATCCGCCTGCTTCAGGCCCAGCAGCACCTTCGCCTGCGGCAGCCATAGCTCGGCGAACCGGCTGCGGTCCTCCGGATCGCGTTGGTGCGGCTCGACGCCGCGCACCCAGACGTCGATCGTCGTGTCCGCCTGCGTCGCCCCGAAGAACGCGTCGTCCAGATACCAGTAATAAGTGTAGCGGATCACCTCGCGCAGCCAGTCGCGGTCCGCCAACGCCGGGTCGATCTCCGCCCGGGCCACCGGGGTCAGCGGGGCGAGGACAAGCATCAGGACGGCCAGCAGCCGCGCGCTCACCGGAGCCTCCTCAGGGTGAAGAACCGGTTACCCCCCAGGCCGCCCCGCCACTGGTCGCCGATCCGCACGAAATTTCCGCCCGGGCGGAAAATTTCGCGGTCGGTCATCCAGCCGTAGGCCGAGCCGGTCACCGGCACGCGGTCGATCTCGCGCAACGCCGCGAAGCGATCCCCCGGGGCGTTCGCCACGAAGTCGTCGGCCAGCTCCTGCGCATGGTTCATCAGCCGCGCGAAGCGGCCGGGCACACCTCGCCCGGCGATCACCGCCAGGTGGTTGATGCGCTCCTGCACGTGGTCGCTCAGCGCCGGCCGGCCGGACGCATCGCGATAAAAGCCCTCCACCTGGCCGTGCACCCCGCCCGCCGTGAGGAGGTCCATGACATCCCACGTGGTCACCGCCGCCACCTGGCGCTGCGTGTAGCCGGGTGGAATATGGCGCAGTCGGTTGCGCAGGACCCACAGGATGGCCGCCTGCGCCGCCATGGAATCCTCCTCGCTCACCCACCCGCGCTCACCCGGGAAGGGCACCTCGTTGATCAGCAACCGGGCGACATATCCGCCCGCGGTATCCGCGGGCGCCAGCGTCACATTGTTTGCCGGCGCCGCCGCTTCCGTCGGCCGCGTGGCCAGAGCGCAGGCCAGTAAAACAAAAATGAATGTCCGGCGACGATGCATCTGGTTCCGGACAACCCATGCGCCGTCCGGGAACGCGCCGCAAGTCCGCAACGGCATATCGTAACGATTTCGCGGTTGATCGCCCCGCGCCAAAAACTAGGCTGGTCGAAACAATGCAATCCCGGTCCCTGCTCCTGCGTGTGGCACTGATCATGGCCGGGGGCTTCGTTCTCACCGGCTGCATCAGCCGCGGCCCCGCCTCCATCGCGCAACAGCGCGGCCCCTACTCCGAGGTGCTCGCCCTCACCGACAAGGAGGAGCTGCTCACCAACATCGTGCGCCTCGCCTACCTCGATGCGCCGGTGTTCCTGCAGGTCGCCAGCGTGACCGCCTCGCCCTCCATCGAATACGGCACCGAGTCCGAGCTCCGCCTCGGCGACGGCTCCAGCCCCAACCCGCTCGCCCTCGGCAAGCCGAAGGTGATCATCAAGGACTCGCCCACCATCGTCTACCGCCCGCTCCTCGGGAAGGAATTCTCCAGCGAGCTGCTCATGCCCTTCGACATCCGCGCGGTGTTCCTGATGATCGACAACGGCTTCGATTTCTCCGTGCTCGCCCAGCTGCTCTTCAAGCAGTTCAACCACCTCAGCAACGCCCGCAGCGCCACCACGGCGGAGCGTGCGGAATTCCGCCGGGTCACGGACGCCATCGCACGCCTGCTCCAAAGCGGCGCGCTGCGCCTGGGCACCGGCACCGAGGGACTCCGTTCGGCGGACGGCAAGGTCGTCGCCGAGCTCAAGGATGAGGCCGTCGACACCCCGGACGGCCGGCTGCTCATCAGCGCGCTGGGGCTCGATCCCGGGCTGCGCACCTACGAGCTGAAGACCGGGCTCCAGGGCTCGAATGCGAGCATCGCCCTCAGCACCCGCTCGCTGCAGGCCCTGTTGAGCTACATGTCCAACTACGTCCAGCCGCCCCCGGAACACGCCGCGCTGGTCTGGCCGACCGACGCCCGCAGCGAGCCCGACCCCCTCATGCGAATCCTGTCGAGCCGCACGCGCCCCGACAACGCCGACCCCGCTGTCTTCTACAAGGGCTACTGGTTTTACGTGCGCGCCGACGACCTGCGTTCCCGCAACACCCTGTTCCTGATCCGCCTCCTCTTCAATCTCCAGGCCCAGGCCAGCAGCGGGGACAACACCGTCCAACTCACCTTGCCGGTGAAATAACCCGTAACGTCCATGAGTTCCCAAACTCCCGCCGGGTCCCTCGCGCCCGACCGCGCGCTCCCGCGCTCCTGG is from Lacunisphaera limnophila and encodes:
- a CDS encoding paraquat-inducible protein A is translated as MHTFPGSGGTRAVTGRSPAALAWSLTGLILLLVSLQLPFVAAAKFGRTNEGRMFSGIASLWHQGHVLLAALVAFCGLVAPLLLLGSLTWLALRPGGAGGHPLRRFARWLEPWSMPDVRLLAILVAFVKLSALVEAAPAAGLWCYGATAVCTLLALRALPSAPAETNDRPANVPAAAACGLGALCLLVPAYSLPVMSFTRLGHEHADTLLTSVLKLWHGGLWGIALIVFTASLLVPVLKLLALGVLLAAARWPGLLDPAHAGRLQRLVHGIGRWSMLDVFLVAFLCGLVQFGSLARIEARPGVVAFAGAVILTMLATSALESTRRPLPSHP
- a CDS encoding intermembrane transport protein PqiB, with protein sequence MSDSPAPSSRFAGFLVWLVPLTALVVSGWLLVRQHRDRGPVIEIAFANGAGLEAGKTPLVHKGVVVGTVMEVGLNPRLDGVTVRVQLDGTARPLAVEGSEFWLLRPEIGLSGVHGLETLLSGARLSVRAGVGRPAMRFQGLDRAPAGEGLQPGHKIVLRTDKLNSLQPGSPVLFREVKVGVVEDHRLADDATHVLVTLRIFRPYDRLVRSDTHFWNSGGLSMKLGLLGAQVHTNSLESLITGGVAFATPDNTTSDPVPEGTVFPLYDDAEKAWLKWAPKLPLGPDPR